The region gcataataacgtttaaaaaaaaaattactaagtaaccctccctgtacctacccctaacccctagacccccctgttgatgcctaaacctaagaccccccctgttggtgcctaaacctaagacccccctgttagtgcctaaacctaagacccccctgttggtgcctaaacctaagacccccctgttggtgcctaaacctaagaccccctgttggtgcctaaacctaagacccccctgttagtgcctaaacctaagacccccctgttggtgcctaaacctaagaccccctgttggtgcctaaacctaagacccccctgttggtgcctaaacctaagacccccctgtaattgttttcgtttaaaaataatgtataaaaaaaaaaaaaaaaaaaagtaatgtttttcgtttaaaaataatgtttgggaaaaatattgtactggttttcgtttaaaaataatatttaaacatgtataaatcattaaataatgtgtaatcatgagaaacagtaataaaacattaagtctccgggcgccgcttttaaaacgttagttttctccggcgcccttttttcctaccgggcgcccattaaacgatatttattatagaagtgaatggcggcgcccgatttgtccactagcctcaggcgcccgaatttactgtttccgctgCATCTGCCTGAATGTCTACCAGGACCCTGTCGTGCTGAGATGTGGCCACAACTTCTGCAGCAGCTGTATAGGAAATGTGCTGGATGCACAAGAAGGATCTGGCTATTCCTGTCCTCAATGCCGTATGGAGTTTGCAGAGCGTCCTGCACTGCACAGGAACATCGCTTTAAGGAACATTGCAGAGAGTCTCCAGCCTAATATTCCAGAGCACAAGATAAGTGGAATCTTGTGTAATTACTGCATTAACTCTTCAGTGCCTGCTGTAAAGACGTGTGCATTGTGAAGCTTCTCTGTGTGAGGGTCATGTGAAAGTCCACAATAAAGCAGCAGAACATGTACTGATAGAGCCTACCAGTTGTCTGGAGAACAGGAAGTGCTCCGTCCACAAGAAGATCTTGGAGTATTACTGCAATGAGGATTCTGTGCGCATCTGTGTGTCCTGCAGGCTGGATGGAGAACATAAGGGGCACCAGGTGGAGTCCATAAATGATGCTTTTGAGAAGAAgagaaaaaagttaaaaaacaaacTTAAGGGGTTGTCAACACAAAAAGCACAGGCCAAGAGTCATATCCAGATGCTTCTTGATCATGAGAATAAAATGAAGAAGGATACTTCTTTTGTAAGGCAGACAATCAATACCTTGTTTACAGAGATCAAGGAAAAGCTGGATGGTCTGGAGAAAAGGATCCTTAATGAAATATATCTGCAGGAAGGGCTGGTCTCCAGCTCTGTATCTGATCTTATTAAACATCTGGAAACAGAAGTGGAAACATTTTCCAAGAAGATAACGAAAGTTGAGCAGCTTTGCAGTATGACAGATCCATTAAATGTATTGCAGGAACATG is a window of Hyperolius riggenbachi isolate aHypRig1 chromosome 6, aHypRig1.pri, whole genome shotgun sequence DNA encoding:
- the LOC137522224 gene encoding E3 ubiquitin-protein ligase TRIM7-like, translating into MEGADGILRVFQTDAASLCEGHVKVHNKAAEHVLIEPTSCLENRKCSVHKKILEYYCNEDSVRICVSCRLDGEHKGHQVESINDAFEKKRKKLKNKLKGLSTQKAQAKSHIQMLLDHENKMKKDTSFVRQTINTLFTEIKEKLDGLEKRILNEIYLQEGLVSSSVSDLIKHLETEVETFSKKITKVEQLCSMTDPLNVLQEHGEDNDTITEEHQELEGTTTTGVKHFHQEETFITLLHGLSRIMGEVSIDMFPQTATNLVLDRDTAGNTVNISEDLKTASYAERQNNSPANPARFSINQVLSKTVFSSGRHYWEVDTGKTGGCCLGVAYSSIDRRGDQRTIGKNKKSWCLVCPENKLSSP